The Nostoc sp. 'Peltigera membranacea cyanobiont' N6 genome contains the following window.
ATACTCGCTTTTTAGCTGACCAGTTTGCCCAAACGGCGGCCCAAGTCCTGGCAGACTTGGGTTGGACTGTGAAAATTACCGATCGGGATTGCCCCACACCAGTAATTGCCTACAACGCCCGTCACCTAAATTCCGCAGGGGCGTTGATGTTTACTGCTAGCCATAATCCAGCACACTACTGTGGAATTAAATATATACCCGATTATGCTGGGCCTGCCACTCCAGAGATTACTGATACTATTGTGGCAAATCTAGAAAGTGCATCGGATGAGTTGCCTGGGAGCAAATCATCAGGTTCCATTTCAATTTTCGATCCCAAACCTGATTACCTGCAATTTATCTATACTCTACTTGATATAGAAAGAATCAAAAGCGCTAATTTAAAGGTAAAGTATGATGCGCTATATTCTACCTCTCGCGGCTATTTAGATGAAGTTTTACAACATAGTGGCGTTCAGCTAGAAAGTTTTCACGATTGGAGGGATGTTTTATTTGGGGGTGGAATGCCAGAACCCAAAGGAGAACAATTAGTTGAGTTAGTGAAAGCAGTAGTTCGCGATCGCGCTGATTTGGGTTTGGCCACAGATGGAGATAGCGATCGCTTTGGTATCGTCGATGAACAAGGAACTGTCCTCACTCCCAATACTGTGCTGCTAGTTTTAGCCCGTCATTTAATCAAAAATAAAGGCAAAACTGGCGCGATCGTTCGTACTGTCGCTACAACTCACTTGCTGGATAATTTCGCTGCTAAAAATGGGCTACAAATTTACGAAACACCAGTTGGTTTTAAATACATCGGCGAAAAAATGCGCGAAACTGCTGTATTAATTGGTGGAGAAGAATCAGGTGGTTTGAGTATTATCGGGCATATTCCCGAAAAAGACGGGGTTTTAGCCGATATGTTAGTGGCAGAAGCGATCGCTTATGAAGGCAAACCACTAAGTCAAATGGTGGCAGAAGCGATCGCCCAAGCCGATGGCCCACTTTACAACAACCGCCTAGATTTGCACCTCACAGGGGCGCACAAAACCGCCGTCATCGACTCCTTTACTAAAAATCCTCCTACAGAGGTAGCAGGAATTCAAGTCAAGGAAGTGGGACGTAAAGATGGTATTAAGCTGTATTTGGAAGAGGGTAGCTGGGTTTTACTGCGTCCTTCCGGTACAGAACCACTGGTGCGCGTCTATCTCGAAACCAACACTCCCGAAAAACTCACCAAAATTGCCCAAGAGTTAGAGAGTGTCATTGCTCAATTAGAAGCATAAGAAAAAGGAGTTAGGAGTTAAGAGTTGTAAATTAACAATTCTTAACTTCTAACTCCTATTAACAGTTATGAGTTCTAAATTAATAACTCCTAACTTTCCACTCCCCACTTCAATAAAAAAAAATATGAAAACTCTCGCTCCTTTTTTTACATCTCTAGTTGTAGCGGTTTGGGTAATTGCGATCGCAATTATTTCAGTCCAAAATGCCACACCCGTATCGTTAAAATTCTTAACATTCCAATCGATTCAAATACCAATGGGTTTAGTTCTGGCTTTTAGTGCTGTTGTCGGGTTAATTGGCATGGCACTGCTGCAACCTCTCTGGGGACTTGCTGGTATTGGCCAAGGTAATTCTCGATTAGAAGAGGATGCCGAATTTTTTGTTGATGATGAAGATTTTTGAGGTTTGAAAAAACATACAAAAGTAAACCAGTTCAATACTCTTCATCTGCTAATATGCACAATTGTGTCATAAGCCAGGAATACAAGGGACTTCCAAAGAAAAAAATAACCAATCGCTGTGTAAGCAGTTCTTGCAGAGGGATCTTAGCTGAGGGAGTAAGAAAAATATAATCTGAATAAATTGGATAGTTTATTTTCTGGAAGTCCCTTATCCCTGAACATTATCTTAAGGATTGAAATAACTGAAGGCTTCTGAGAGGTAATCAGCAGCAGATGCCACAACTGCGATCGCACTTTCATAATCTAGTCGCGTTGGCCCCAAAACTCCCACACTTCCGACTGGTATTGAACCTCGGCGATAGGTGGAAGAAATTAAAGTACAGGTGCGAATCGGTTCTAAGGGATTTTCTGCACCAATGCGAACCGTTACCCTTGATTTCCCAGCATCCTCTGGTTCTGGTTCCTCAAATATTAATCGCCATAGTTGGTCTTGTTCTTCTTCCAGCAGGTGGATAATTGTTTGTACCTGCTGTAACTGGGAAAATTCCGGCTGGCGCAAAACTTCTGATACACCCCGAACCATAATTTGGGTTGCAGTCGGCGCAAGAGTGCGACGAGTCAATTCCGCAACTGAATTTTTCAAGAATTCCCCGTAGCGTTGGAATTCTTGATCTAGTTCGCTCCAGTTGAGGTTGGCTAATTCCAACAGACTTCGCCCCCGCAAATGGGTATTCAAAAAGTTAGAAACAATCTGCAACTCGCGATCGATTACCTCTGAATCGCGTTGTGTTTCTTCTGATATTGGCGACAAATCCATCAATTTGGAATGCGTCTCATAACCTTCGGTGACAACAATTAACATAATCTGCCCAGCTTCAATTTGCACTAATTGCAGATGTCGCAATAGCGCTGTTGTAGTTTGTGGCATAGCGATTAAGCTAATGCAACCACTCAAGGTTGCTAAAATTTGCGCGGCTCCTTGTAGTAGGGTTTCTAAACTCCGATCTTCCCACTGAAGATGCTTGTGCAGTGCTACTTCTACTTCTCGCCCTAAAGCTTCTGGACTATTTCGTGGAAGCAAGCTACGCGTAGCATCTGTCTGCGACACGCTGCGCGAACGCAGAGAAGGTGTAATTAGCTGGTCAACATAAATGCGATAGCCTGAGTCTGATGGTACTCGTCCAGCAGAAGCGTGTGGTTGGTAGAGTAATCCAGACTTTTCTAAAACGCCCATGACATTGCGAATAGTGGCTGAACTTACACCCAAGTCGTACTCTTCGACCAAAGCCTTTGAACCAACAGGCTCTGCTGTAGCAATGTAGTGACGTACCGTTGCCCAAAGTATATGCTGTTGTCGATTTGTTAACTGGACTTCCATAGGATATGTTTTGCTAGAGGCAAATTTTAATCAAATTCTGGAAAATTTCTGGATTTGATTGAAAAAAAAGAATATTAATAATTAATTAAGATAACAAATTATAGAATTATATTGTGATAATTAATTTTAAGGTTTACGCACAATACTTTTTAAAATTGCACTCTAAATAGAATTTAGGCTTTTGCAGCCAAAGCTGAAAGTTTGGATTTATAACATCCTTTATCAGCTTA
Protein-coding sequences here:
- the hrcA gene encoding heat-inducible transcriptional repressor HrcA — protein: MEVQLTNRQQHILWATVRHYIATAEPVGSKALVEEYDLGVSSATIRNVMGVLEKSGLLYQPHASAGRVPSDSGYRIYVDQLITPSLRSRSVSQTDATRSLLPRNSPEALGREVEVALHKHLQWEDRSLETLLQGAAQILATLSGCISLIAMPQTTTALLRHLQLVQIEAGQIMLIVVTEGYETHSKLMDLSPISEETQRDSEVIDRELQIVSNFLNTHLRGRSLLELANLNWSELDQEFQRYGEFLKNSVAELTRRTLAPTATQIMVRGVSEVLRQPEFSQLQQVQTIIHLLEEEQDQLWRLIFEEPEPEDAGKSRVTVRIGAENPLEPIRTCTLISSTYRRGSIPVGSVGVLGPTRLDYESAIAVVASAADYLSEAFSYFNP
- a CDS encoding LapA family protein, giving the protein MKTLAPFFTSLVVAVWVIAIAIISVQNATPVSLKFLTFQSIQIPMGLVLAFSAVVGLIGMALLQPLWGLAGIGQGNSRLEEDAEFFVDDEDF
- a CDS encoding phosphoglucomutase/phosphomannomutase family protein, which codes for MSSKIEFGTDGWRGIIADDFTFPNVRKVTRAIATYLETAYKKDRPVLVAYDTRFLADQFAQTAAQVLADLGWTVKITDRDCPTPVIAYNARHLNSAGALMFTASHNPAHYCGIKYIPDYAGPATPEITDTIVANLESASDELPGSKSSGSISIFDPKPDYLQFIYTLLDIERIKSANLKVKYDALYSTSRGYLDEVLQHSGVQLESFHDWRDVLFGGGMPEPKGEQLVELVKAVVRDRADLGLATDGDSDRFGIVDEQGTVLTPNTVLLVLARHLIKNKGKTGAIVRTVATTHLLDNFAAKNGLQIYETPVGFKYIGEKMRETAVLIGGEESGGLSIIGHIPEKDGVLADMLVAEAIAYEGKPLSQMVAEAIAQADGPLYNNRLDLHLTGAHKTAVIDSFTKNPPTEVAGIQVKEVGRKDGIKLYLEEGSWVLLRPSGTEPLVRVYLETNTPEKLTKIAQELESVIAQLEA